From Halalkalicoccus sp. CG83, one genomic window encodes:
- the engB gene encoding GTP-binding protein EngB: MFEGRPDRDAEIAFVGRSNVGKSTLMREFTGHRFDTGGKPGVTRSPNHYDWAGEDFTFTDLPGFGFMEGVEEEVRERIKTDVVRYIEEHAEEILVGVLVVDGKAAVDIIDRHEERGNVPHDVEMFHFLREVGIPTVVAVNKMDKVDDSDERLDALCERLGLSPPWQQWQDTIAPISAKRGRIDPLREALRTHLHEQGRDDLLGFVV; this comes from the coding sequence ATGTTCGAGGGACGTCCCGATCGGGACGCGGAGATCGCCTTCGTCGGCCGGTCGAACGTCGGGAAGTCGACGCTGATGCGCGAGTTCACCGGCCACCGCTTCGACACGGGCGGGAAGCCGGGCGTGACCCGCTCGCCGAACCACTACGACTGGGCGGGCGAGGACTTCACGTTCACCGACCTGCCCGGCTTCGGGTTCATGGAGGGCGTCGAGGAGGAGGTCCGCGAGCGGATCAAGACCGACGTCGTCCGCTACATCGAGGAACACGCCGAAGAGATCCTCGTGGGCGTGCTCGTCGTCGACGGCAAGGCCGCCGTCGATATCATTGACCGCCACGAGGAGCGGGGCAACGTCCCCCACGACGTCGAGATGTTCCACTTCCTGCGCGAGGTCGGCATCCCGACGGTCGTGGCGGTGAACAAGATGGACAAGGTCGACGATTCCGACGAACGTCTCGACGCCCTCTGTGAACGCCTCGGGCTCTCGCCGCCCTGGCAACAGTGGCAGGACACGATCGCGCCGATCTCGGCCAAACGGGGACGGATCGACCCGCTCCGAGAGGCGCTTCGGACCCACCTCCACGAGCAGGGTCGCGACGACCTACTCGGGTTCGTGGTCTGA
- the ddh gene encoding D-2-hydroxyacid dehydrogenase: MELSRLGIHDSVAAVFPPERLREALETEAPEVVVVGDDPEAITACDAVVTFAHREAFVGLEWVHSIQAGYDRFPLEEFEAAGTRLTNSTGIHGESVGETAVGYMLMLARRLHQYVRQGTEKRWKRPAWDVPFTLDGESLCVVGLGTLGRGIAERAGALDVSVTGVRRSGEPVEGVERVAPSDELHEAIGDARFVAVATPLTDETEGLIGRDEFEAMREDAYLINVARGPIVDERALIDAIETEEIRGAALDVFEDEPLPEDSPLWEFEEVIVTPHAAAYTRDYYRDIAALVEGNVSRIAAGEELRNRVV; encoded by the coding sequence ATGGAGCTCTCGCGATTGGGGATTCACGACTCGGTGGCGGCGGTGTTCCCGCCGGAACGGCTACGTGAAGCGTTGGAGACCGAGGCACCGGAGGTCGTCGTGGTGGGCGACGACCCCGAGGCGATCACCGCCTGCGACGCGGTCGTCACGTTCGCCCACCGCGAGGCGTTCGTCGGCCTCGAGTGGGTCCACTCGATCCAGGCCGGCTACGACCGCTTCCCCCTCGAGGAGTTCGAGGCCGCCGGTACTCGTCTGACGAACAGCACCGGCATCCACGGCGAGAGCGTCGGCGAGACCGCCGTCGGCTACATGCTGATGCTCGCGCGCCGGCTCCACCAGTACGTCCGACAGGGGACCGAGAAACGGTGGAAGCGGCCGGCGTGGGACGTTCCGTTCACCCTCGACGGCGAGTCGCTGTGCGTGGTCGGCCTCGGGACGTTAGGGAGGGGGATCGCGGAGCGTGCCGGCGCGCTCGATGTGAGCGTCACCGGCGTCCGGCGGAGCGGCGAGCCGGTCGAAGGCGTCGAGCGGGTCGCTCCGAGCGATGAACTCCACGAGGCGATCGGCGACGCCCGGTTCGTCGCGGTGGCGACGCCGCTGACCGACGAGACGGAGGGACTGATCGGACGCGATGAGTTCGAGGCGATGCGCGAGGACGCCTACCTGATCAACGTCGCGCGCGGCCCCATCGTCGACGAACGCGCGCTGATCGACGCCATCGAGACGGAGGAGATCCGGGGCGCGGCGCTCGACGTCTTCGAGGACGAACCCCTCCCCGAGGACTCGCCGCTGTGGGAGTTCGAGGAGGTGATCGTCACGCCCCACGCCGCGGCCTACACCCGCGACTACTACCGCGACATCGCCGCGCTCGTCGAGGGGAACGTCTCCCGGATCGCCGCGGGCGAGGAGCTCCGAAACCGGGTCGTCTGA
- a CDS encoding DoxX family protein: MNESRENEAATRRDPPSLVGRLLFGGMLGFSAINAFRNVDAQIGYAESKGVPYADRLVPFSSGMLAFGSIGIVLWRMPALASGAVATFLAAITPSMHDFWEADGPERQNEQNHFIKNVAMLGAAVAFLRRALGR; the protein is encoded by the coding sequence ATGAACGAGTCACGAGAGAACGAGGCCGCGACCCGACGCGACCCGCCGTCGCTGGTCGGACGGCTCCTGTTCGGTGGAATGCTCGGGTTCTCGGCGATCAACGCCTTCAGGAACGTGGACGCACAGATCGGCTACGCCGAGTCGAAGGGCGTTCCGTACGCCGACCGGCTGGTACCGTTCTCGAGCGGGATGCTCGCCTTCGGCAGTATCGGTATCGTCCTCTGGCGGATGCCGGCGCTGGCGTCGGGCGCCGTCGCGACGTTCCTCGCCGCGATCACCCCGTCGATGCACGACTTCTGGGAGGCGGACGGCCCGGAGAGACAGAACGAACAGAACCACTTCATCAAGAACGTCGCCATGCTCGGCGCCGCAGTGGCGTTCCTCCGTCGGGCGCTCGGACGGTAA
- a CDS encoding NUDIX domain-containing protein, whose product MSADVVTCFLRREGRVLLGRRSEAVGTYRGQWGAVSGYAEGDPDAAARREIDEEVRLLEAVSFVRAGDPLEVVDGERTWVVHPYLFDCGPGEATSNREFEHVEWVHPTEIRRRETVPSLWKAYEAIAPTVESVREDALHGSAYVSIRALEVLRDRASALADDGDGAEGWEELAVLARDLLDARPGMAALGNRVDRTMTEVDGRTADAIERSARKGIERAVRADDRAAERATDVVEGSDGVLTLSRSGTVEDALLEAAPGRVVVLESRPAREGVGVAERLVRAGIDATLTLDAAAAHVVEGVDCVLVGADTVLADGSVINKVGTRTTAAAAAHEGVPMYAVAAADKVAPTAEGSTLERIEREAIYGGDASVSVDCPLFDRTPADLVAGVITEEGVLDREAVAERAAEHERLACWRERGPPEY is encoded by the coding sequence ATGAGCGCGGACGTCGTCACCTGCTTCCTCCGGCGTGAGGGACGGGTACTCCTCGGACGGCGGAGCGAGGCCGTCGGTACGTATCGAGGACAGTGGGGCGCGGTTTCGGGATACGCCGAGGGGGATCCGGACGCCGCCGCTCGTCGCGAGATCGACGAGGAGGTAAGGCTGCTCGAAGCGGTCTCGTTCGTCCGCGCGGGCGACCCCCTCGAGGTCGTCGACGGCGAGCGAACGTGGGTCGTCCATCCGTACCTCTTCGACTGCGGGCCGGGCGAGGCGACGTCGAACCGGGAGTTCGAGCACGTCGAGTGGGTGCATCCGACCGAGATCCGTCGCCGGGAGACGGTGCCGTCGCTCTGGAAGGCGTACGAGGCGATCGCGCCGACGGTCGAGAGCGTTCGCGAGGACGCGCTCCACGGCTCGGCGTACGTCTCCATCCGAGCACTCGAGGTGCTCCGCGATCGGGCCAGTGCGCTGGCGGACGACGGGGACGGCGCGGAGGGATGGGAGGAACTCGCGGTGCTGGCACGCGACCTGCTCGATGCCCGGCCCGGCATGGCCGCGCTCGGAAACCGGGTCGATCGAACGATGACCGAGGTCGACGGGCGAACGGCGGACGCGATCGAGCGAAGCGCCAGGAAGGGAATCGAGCGCGCCGTCCGTGCCGACGACCGGGCCGCCGAACGGGCGACCGACGTGGTCGAGGGGAGCGACGGCGTCCTGACGCTCTCGCGTTCGGGGACGGTCGAGGACGCGCTGCTCGAGGCCGCTCCCGGGCGGGTCGTCGTCCTCGAGTCGCGACCCGCACGCGAGGGCGTCGGCGTCGCGGAGCGGCTCGTGCGGGCGGGGATCGACGCCACGCTCACGCTCGACGCGGCGGCGGCACACGTCGTCGAGGGCGTCGACTGCGTCCTGGTCGGTGCGGACACGGTGCTCGCCGACGGGAGCGTGATCAACAAGGTCGGCACCCGAACGACGGCGGCCGCGGCCGCCCACGAGGGGGTCCCGATGTACGCCGTCGCGGCCGCCGACAAGGTCGCGCCGACGGCGGAGGGATCGACGCTCGAACGGATCGAGAGGGAGGCGATCTACGGGGGCGACGCCTCGGTCTCCGTCGACTGCCCGCTGTTCGACCGGACGCCCGCCGACCTCGTCGCTGGCGTGATCACCGAGGAGGGAGTGCTCGATCGTGAGGCGGTCGCCGAGCGTGCCGCCGAACACGAGCGGCTGGCGTGCTGGCGCGAGCGCGGTCCCCCCGAGTACTGA
- a CDS encoding polysaccharide deacetylase family protein, with amino-acid sequence MKSPQNRRRFLAALGVGTATLAGCMDVIGSTDPDADDEDEGTNGNETGGEDENKSGSGNREIVAPAIEAGDLVDDFEAIEWNPMHDHTTVSSDEEALVGESSMLVESENEDAAGAFRVFSEGQDFSGKDLSFAVRVESPLPARVVLDVRAPGASDRLVSARSIPGEFDGWLRVEGGYTGKRGEPNLGNVQEIRIHVEPRGDAEGPIRFRIDDLRVTERSDQGKVILTFDDAVESQYTTARPMLEERGWPGVAAIIPGSLNQPGRLNIDQCRQLRDAGWDVSAHPHTALPEMDPDERVDYLQNAHDYIANRISEDGARHYFAPYNRMDADSIADVREVFETSFIFGGQPNVAPPLDGHMLPRVNGHDAGSIASMLDLAAEYGQVLTLMVHGVGDTESEDSRNDVTEEDFEAVLDAIESRDLEVTTVSGLIDD; translated from the coding sequence ATGAAATCGCCACAGAACCGCCGTCGATTCCTCGCCGCGCTGGGAGTCGGCACTGCGACGCTCGCGGGCTGCATGGACGTGATCGGCTCCACCGATCCAGACGCGGACGACGAGGACGAGGGGACGAACGGCAACGAGACCGGCGGCGAGGACGAGAACAAGAGCGGGAGCGGGAACCGCGAGATCGTCGCACCCGCCATCGAGGCGGGCGATCTGGTCGACGACTTCGAGGCGATCGAGTGGAACCCGATGCACGACCACACGACCGTCTCGAGCGACGAGGAAGCGCTCGTCGGCGAGAGCTCGATGCTGGTCGAGTCCGAGAACGAGGACGCCGCCGGCGCGTTCCGAGTGTTCTCGGAGGGACAGGACTTCTCGGGGAAGGACCTCTCCTTCGCCGTTCGGGTCGAGTCGCCCCTGCCGGCACGGGTGGTCCTCGACGTCCGCGCACCTGGGGCGAGCGACCGGCTCGTGAGCGCCCGGTCGATTCCGGGGGAGTTCGACGGTTGGCTTCGGGTCGAGGGCGGCTACACCGGGAAGCGCGGCGAACCCAACCTTGGGAACGTCCAGGAGATACGGATCCACGTCGAGCCGCGCGGCGACGCCGAGGGGCCGATCCGCTTCCGGATCGACGACCTCCGGGTGACGGAACGGTCGGACCAGGGTAAGGTGATCCTCACGTTCGACGACGCCGTCGAGAGCCAGTACACCACCGCGCGGCCGATGCTCGAGGAGCGCGGCTGGCCGGGCGTCGCCGCGATCATCCCGGGCTCGCTGAACCAGCCCGGTCGGCTCAACATCGACCAGTGTCGCCAGCTCCGCGACGCCGGCTGGGACGTCTCGGCACACCCCCACACGGCGCTGCCCGAGATGGACCCCGACGAGCGCGTCGATTACCTCCAGAACGCCCACGACTACATCGCGAACCGCATCTCCGAGGACGGCGCGCGCCACTACTTCGCGCCCTACAACCGGATGGACGCCGACTCCATCGCTGACGTCCGCGAGGTGTTCGAGACGTCGTTCATCTTCGGCGGCCAGCCCAACGTCGCCCCGCCGCTCGACGGCCACATGCTCCCCCGGGTCAATGGCCACGACGCCGGCTCGATCGCTTCGATGCTCGATCTCGCCGCCGAATACGGTCAGGTCCTCACGCTGATGGTCCACGGCGTCGGCGATACCGAGAGCGAGGACAGCCGTAACGACGTGACCGAGGAGGACTTCGAGGCCGTCCTCGACGCCATCGAGTCCCGCGATCTGGAGGTCACTACCGTCTCCGGCCTGATCGACGACTGA